The window AGATACAAAAATGGTAGTTTGGTGATCTTACAATTCAAAATGGTAGCAAATCTCTCCAAAGAATCATCTTCAACCCTTGTATCCCCTAAGTAGCTTTTGTGAAAATTCACTAAGTCCCAGTATAAGTTCAAAGTTTCTCAAGATGCTTTTAGTGGTGTAGACATTTGATAAGGTTGtctcaccaaaaaaaaagtgtcatCGGTGTATTGGAGAAGATTCACTTGAGTTTTGTCCTTTCCCACCAAGAAGTTAAAGAAGATGTTTTTCTCAATGGCTTGCCTCATCATACCGCACAGACCTTTGGCcacaatattaaacaaaaaatggtgCTAGGGGATCACCTTGTCTAAGATCTCTTTGTGTTTGAACTCTATTGTTAGACTCTCGTTCACCAGCACCGAGATAGAATTAGATAATAAAACAAGATCTAATCCAACCCACACGCTTATCATTGAATCCCAATCTTCTAAACATGTAGAATGAGAATTCCCAATTTACAcaattatatgttttttcaCAATCAACTTTGAAAAACAagcattttttctctctcttctagcTTCCTGAATCTTCTCATTAGCTACCAAGGCACTATGCAATAGGTATCTCTCcccttaaaaaaaacactttgtcTGTTATCCATCACCCCATTCATCTCTCTCTTTAATCTATTTGCTAAAAATTTTGCATGTATTTTGTACATGCAACCCACCAAAGATATAGGTCAAAATTCACAGTGGTTTTGTGGTTCATCAACCTTTGGAACAAGAGTTATAAAAGAAGCATTAGTACCTCTAGGTAGTGTTTAATGACGATGGAACTTGACAATGAATCTCACAATGTCATCCTTCATGGTCCCCCAAAAAGTCTTCAAGAAATTGAAGTGGATACCGTCCAATTTGGAGCTTTTTTGGCTATCACAGcccaaatggcttccatgatttCTTGATCCTCAAAATGATCAACAAGCATTTGACTTTCCTCCTTCGAGATGCAATTGAATGTTGCATCATCTAACTTTGGTCTAGGACAAAATATTTCATTGAACTTGACCCGTTGACATGTTGCTTaatctcctcctcctcctccttctaaGCTCTCGCCGCACATGAAATTGAAAAGTAATTGAATGATATACTAGGTGTATGTGCCCGCGCTAGTTGGATTTTCATGCGTTGAATATAATAGAATGTGAACCTAGAGTTCTACATTATGTATGATTGCTTGCTTCTATAgttctatttcacttttattttgtaaattattttaaaatttaaaataaattaatttttttagccgATGATTCAATCCAAACCAACTAACTCATTTGTGAACAGATTGGTTGGattgtgtttaaaaaaaattacataaaatcaaCCCAACTCAaccaaatatattaaattttgacaaaaattaaCTCAATCCTACCTTTGAACATCCATAATTTTTCATTCCAACTCGCTTTACACCTTCTATTATGTGACATATTACATCTATCACTAACCTctaccttttctttcttttctctatctctctccTCCCTCTACCCAGTGTCAACCTTGGGGGTTGTTTTGATGTGCGAGTGCCCAAAACATATATTTGtacaaataaaaatcaaaatacaattgAGAAAAGAGAACGAAGTAAGATTGACtcataaaacataaattaaaatacaattgaGCAACTCAGAGTGCTGAATTGAAATTCAGTCAttacaaaaagaacaaaaatgaaaacaagaactTAACACAAGATGGAGCAAGAGAAAAATCCATGGAAGTACTCCGTTGAAGATCCACATTCATACCTAGAGCAAATCGCTTAAAAAGTTCCAAGAACTCAAGACTTGGACTCTCTCTCTCACCAAGAACAcacgaaaattatattttgggaaAATTATATCCACATTTTTTACAGTCGTAATTTACATTTCTACTTCAATCTAGATTTTTACAGTCCTAATTTTTATACTCACATTTTGTTATCCCTTTGTTCTTTCTTGAGGGCATCACTCATCAAACGCATGAGGAgtgtttcaattttatttttaggtcaATTTCAATAGTTGTAATGGCCATAGATTGATGGCTCTAGCAACATGCCTAGTAACTGAAATCAATAAAACAAGACGCGGGGTAGTCAAAGATTATGAGCAAGTGCACACAGAACGTAGTTCATATAGAATAGAGATCAAAGAGGTAGATAAGAGAGAGAATATACAGATTCTTTTTTTGTGACATGAAAAATCCTTAGGCTAGTAACTGCGATAGCATGACAAGtatcaaaattacaaataaattggACTCATTCCACTTCCACGATCTCATCCAAAGCATAGTTGTTTGTTGATACATTGGCATAGTTGACTTTGTTGAATCGGACCACAACAGGGTAGCGAGTGTTGGGGTCCTGCACAACGAACACAACAGGAATTGACTTTGCATAATGCATGGGATGGTAGAAAATTAAGAGGGTATTATGCTATTATTGCCTAAAAGTGAGTTTAGAGGCACTAACCTGATCAACAGCAACCACTGAACCAGTGCCTTTGTACCAGTAGGATTCCTTCCTAAGAATCTTCACCTGTTGAttgcaaagaaaaattagaaactaaccTTGTTGCTGGGCAACTAATTTAATACAAATTCCAACTTTCACGGGAGTATTAGATTGAGAATCTGTATTTCCTTTggcatcaatttttaaaaataacattcttGTAGGAATTTGTTTAGTTattttctcacaaaatttttCCCATGGAGACATGGAAATCTTTACagagttaaaattttcttttattacattaaaatatcatattattctTATTAGATTAACTAGCTTAATTAGCTTAAAATCTCATGTCTTAAGGTATTAAATTCACATTTTATAATCTataggaataattttttatattattttaaaattttaatatattattaattatctagaaaatatatttgtagaaaaaaatttaaatatatttttatatatatacatgctctaaaaaattgttattattggaAGTGTCGTCCTAGGTAAAATTTCCTTCACTTTGGTGATGTTTTACATGTTTTATTTtgactttcttttaaaaaaaataatttaatattttttattttttataaataatgatcaaaagataaaagaaaataaataaataatgattttcttaaaaactGATTACATACATTAATTTTGTTCACGTGAAAATttatataagaatataaaaataattttgatattatgtgtaaattttttcacttaatttcataaaaaaagttcATAAAAGAATACAATTCAAAATCGGTTAAATTTAACATGAACAATAAAACAATCCATCTTAAAATTATTGGATTCATTTTAGCTCTACCATtccaaagaatgaaaaaaaaagagacaatttgccttaaaaaatataagttaagcAACATTTCATATTATATACAAACACtcaatgaaaaatattgattgaataatctttccttaaaaaaatcatctctttttttttcaaggaaaaaaataaatattttgtattttatttaattttaattcaattatgaTTGTTCTCATTTTAAATTAgcataatcaaatcaaatttacgGAATAACATATAATGAATGTTGTAATTGATTGCATTTAATACGAAGATATATAATCATGtttaattacaataaattatcaaaaaaaatattaccataATTATAATGATGATTTATGATttggaataaaagaaataaaacctaATGGAATACATTTAATGCTAAAAGAATGAATACAGACTTCACGTGACATGATTAAAGTAATATTactatgataaataattaaagtaattgaatttgatttcCCAAAAACATATCTAAATactcacaaaaatatttatgacgAATCAATCATACCTTTTAACTTCttcattttaataataagatattagaaattataaacttaattttaaaaaataaaaataagatatcattcttcaaaatgcattaaaatATTGAGTCAATTTCAATAGGATTGGAAATGCATGTTAGCAAAAAATGAAACATATTTCATTGTTTGTctaaatatatacacatatcAATGTGTGTGTAATTTcttatctaaaataaattaaagataggTAATTCTAATCTAAATACTGTTTCTATATTCAAagacattttattattataaattttaattatataaaaaaaaaacaatacttaTACTATGACTAAAATCCTTATTTAACAAATATCTATGTCAAATTACCTCAACTAATGCTTTTTAGGATTCAACAATATGAAATTAAGTTTTCTAACTCTGTATAATTagttgtaatttaaaaaataaatgtccaTTAAATAATTGTGATACataatatcaatataatttctACTTTCATGACATATAAaattagtaataattaaaatttattccaTTCTCTTCCAccattaatgtaaaatttaaatttgtgattgATAGGATTCTTAACTTACGTGATTTGCAATAATGGGAATGATTTCCCTTAAAAATCTTCGATAGTTCTGATACGACGACATTCAAATTACATGAATTTGGATGGGATTTACATGCAAAGAAGGTGAGAGAATTTCATTGGAGAACTTATTCTCTTTAATGATAAGAGATAAGAAGATTCACTAATTAACCGTTATTTAGTTTCTAATAGATTTTAAGCAACAATTACTAGAAAGAAAATTAGGAGTGTAGTTGTAGCGGTCACTCCTCTATTTGAATTCTTCctctatatatatttgtaacaAAGAAACTCATCTATTTGGAtgacaagaaagaaaatgaaaataagaggacatgtatgtgtatatatatatagctattTTGCACAACATGAGCAACAACCACTTCTAAAAAGTTGAGTTTTGAAGTAACTCACCTTAGCACCTCTCTTGGGACCAATTGGTGGTGGTTTTGGTTTGGCTTCAGCTTCAGCTGGGGGTGTGGCGGTGGCAGGTGCCGCCGCTGCAGGCTCATCTGAAGCCCTCACAAGAAGTCTAGAAGCGTTGTTCTTTGTGTTGAACAAGACCACCCTTGAGTTTGTGGTGGAAGCTGCAACATTAAGAGACAGCACAAACCCAGATGCTGCTGAAGCCATGATGATTTCTTCCTCAAACTCTCtctttgtgttgtgttgtgtgtcTTAGGTTCTCTCTTGGGTGATCTTAAGCGTGGCAAAAGGACAAGAGCATCACAAGCACCCAGAAGTGTGCATCAATCGTACCCACCACTAGGGTGCTGCCACTTGTGAATCATATCCCATTCCTTTGGATAATGTTATTACAACTCATCCATTTCTAAGTCAACTAGGTGAGTGGCTTGGCTACTCACTCCCCAAAGCAACCAAACTTGAAAATGTGCTGAGAATATACtctaagttattattatttcaaacacatgttctctaattaaaattataaaatttaaaacaaaaatcattaaattcataaaattttatctttttaacaaattttaatcagTTCAAAAGAGTCAAAAGAACGTgtattctataatttttattgttattcatACGATTGTAAAAgagtatttgtttttatattcatTCGAGATTAATTTCTTTTGGAATATTTGAAGGCATTCAAAGTTAGATTGCcctgattttttttcataaataagagTTTGGATTCaaatacttgattttttttttgtcttacgcaataaaataaaatgcaaaaggtaatttaagaaattaattaattttttattgagtctataaaaattaatgttattaattaattttcttaatggatgtaaattagttttcttttgtttatattttaatctaaacgAAGTACTTATAATTACTTTTCCAAGGAGACAAGTAGAAACTCAAACAACTATTAAATACGAGATATTGTATTTTTCTCCTCGATCAACACCTTAGAATTTGTTGGTTACCAATTTTATTATAACATCTTTAatgtcttttttaatttctataaatgtattaaatatttcaagacaatagtatttattggaggaaaaaataaaatatgttttttattgctAAAATATCAATCTAAATGGAAAAAGTATTTAGTTTTCCTTTATATAAAGTATTTCATTTCAATATTTGCCATTTAGAAGGGCATTTGATACaagataaatttttagtttatcaGGAATCTATATATGATTATTAGTAAACGAGCTATATGCTTATATACGTGAGTAgcatttctttaaataattagaaGCCCAAATGGAGGATATCCTCGACTACAAAGATTTGTATCATTCTTTGCAAAAGGAAGGGGCCAAGTTTGGTGTTATTGGAATTTGATgaacaaaaaaatgttgaacaaaTATCTCAATGGACACTTAGTGTGTCTTTCATCATGTGGCACAAAAATCAATTATGTACATGTTATGAACAAAACTAAAGTCTATATATGAGAGAAAGACAACCCCGAATAAAGTCTTTAGGATTTTACGATAATGAACCCTAAGTATAAGAAGACTCAGAGTATTTCCAAATACTTGAGTGATTTTCAAGGATTAGCAAATTAACTCAAGACTTAAACTTTCTTACACTAAGAACgcacaagaacaaaaaaaaaaaaacggtgaAATCAAGCAAAGTCCTCTAAAATGGGCCTAGAGCATATATTTATAAGTTACAGTATTTGAGTCATCGCTTAACATTAGGGTTCTGTAATGAGTGTTAACACAGTTTATCTCCTTACCAGACTTCTTTTTTTCACCATTGGAAATCCTTGTAACTGAAAATAGTTATGGCATTTGAATAAGTTAAATGTAGTAATCAGTTTTTTGAGTGTGGTAACACGTTGGGTGTCTCATCGCTAGACATTAAGTTTGACACTTGGCAATAGAAGTGTTTTCCctatttttctatcattttcaatcatttttaggTATTTACACAAtctataatttcaaattaactaTATTTCCAATATTTACTGAATTacactagttttttttattatttatgtgtaatttcttattattattttatttaattctatAAATTGGTTCAATTAATGAATCTTCATCAATTGAAGATTCATCAAAAAACCCaaacttaaatatttgtttctcctcaaacaaacaaaaattctaaaaattttcagctaagagaaaaaaatggtttttattttatattttgggtTGAAATGTGgttaaagattttaaaaaataggagtTATTCAAGCTCAAACGGGATTATCAAGGGATATATTTATCctcaaactaatttttaaaaaaggatcctgaataaaaagtttttaatttgagatTGCAGTGAAAATCACAATGGAATTTTCTATCATactttccaataaaaaaaacatttggcTTTTGATTCCTTTAATCACTACCCTAAATTTTATCCTGTtggtgaattaaaattaaatccaGCCAAACTTTCTACCCCGATGCAGAATTTGTATcatacttaaaagaaaaaatatatagtattcAAACATTGGattgattttgaagaaaaaaaaatcatttgatccgatcattttgatttttttaattcatcaaCTAATTGATTTTGTTCAAAACATTAATTGGATGAGACCAGATATAATTTAAAGTGATTTGGAAtggatttatttttcattttaatcataatttatttttaaagaaatattaaataagtgATAAGATATATagtaaatataacaaaatttaatttaaaatattaaatatttaatttatatatcattatgtAATTACATTCATGcatctttaattcaaatatttagtaaaaattgatttttaattaaatatattttttataaataggtataagttaaatcaattttaaaaattaaatctgaaatttaattcaatcccataaaacatttcattttttctaatttctcaTCTGTTTGATTTTCGATTTATTCGgtattcagttttttttttttatcaattgtttttgtttctcgCTGGATTGAATTTAGGAACATTGctagaaaaatatattgtaaattACACTCTACctcttatgtgttttttttcaaattatagctGAAATCTCTTCATTTTTGCATCTTACAAAGAAttccttaattatttaacttacaatatattcaaattttctctctcttaaacatcatttaataagaaaatagacACATATTAGTTacataacttttaataaaaatgtatgtctaaaatatattcattttctcCTTAACTCCATAGAAGACATGACATCATTTTcaacttgaaaatattttcacactctttttttttcttttttctctaatgGGACATGAATCTAGCTTTTTGTTGGACGTGAACTACTTTCTTGATATGCATATGTTAAcacctttctttcttcttcttttttagtcCAACTTTTTTATGCGTGTTGGATCTTTTGGTTGCTACATTTTTGTTGAAGTTGTTCCAACAATGCCTATTGATTGAATATGgtcatttatttcaaattttagtgttttgcaaatgcatttgtgtttttaactcctttctttgaaatattatttttgatgACTAGGTATTTGATATAATGTCTTAATCAAGAGTTGTATCTTATTCAAGTGTGGACAATAATGAAGTAAgaatcaaatattaaagaaaaaaattattattgtcttAAAGTCCATTCACAAgatcaattattaatttgttattgagtATTTAATAAAGATGTTAGGATAATTTTATTTGCTCACATATTTTAATTGACGTTAATGTCattaaaaggataaaagtaatgtaaaaaagAGAGATGGGtgcaatttaataaaagaacagaaaaaataacaaagatgttaggataattttgtttgttcacatgtaaagaagaaaaaaaaaatatcacgtGCAATTTaggaaaaaagtataatttattcaaaaatatatttaaaatgaggACATATTTTTGTTCAAATTTTACACGGTTGAGGAGGAACTGTCACGTGCCGTTTGGCGCCAAATTCAGTGTCCCCATTCTGTGTTCTTCCTTCCGACTGCGAGTAGCATTTGTGTTGCAGAGCGAGCGATTGCAATGAAGAAAAGCAAAAATCCCCAAATTGACCCCAACCTTCCGTTTACCAGTACCCTAACTCGACCACCACCATTCCATGCACCTCCAAATTCCCTAACCAAAggtttctttcttctctcttttcacaTTTTCAGATTCGTCGTTTATCGTTCGTTTTTAACTCTCACACTATACGATTGCAATCAATACCTAACGATTTGTTCTTTCTGAGCGATGCGTTTTGCTCCACATTCTCATGGTTCTGTGTTGTAGAAAGTTTTGCTATCTCATCTTTGCTTGCACATTGTCATAACAATAGTTAGAATTaaataacttgattttttttagcgGTTGACCTAGGATTTGGATTCTGGTGCAGATACAGGTCCAAAAACTTCTGAGTTTGCTTTCTTTAAGAAATTGAAGAAGGATGCAAGCGCCGGATTTCGTTCACGCCCAATGCAAAAGGATTCTCGCCTGTCATCTAAGAAGCCTGAATCCAGTGGCTATTCCAGGGGTTGgttgaatttcaatttcaaagtaaatgaaattttgTGTATGTTACTGTTTTAGGTAACTTTTGctacaataaatttttcattcttgACTTAACTACTTGGAATGAAATTCTTAGcaatagaatttgaatttgtgtatTATACATCTTCACACATGCAATGGTATAACATTGTCAACTAATCCGAATTAATCCTTAATGACTTAAGGtcattactttaaaatatagtAGATTTATCATGTATGAcgatttgtgattgaataaccttgtaaaataaatttacacaaaaatgcttatattatttattcagaATTTCCagaaatatttatgaaaaatatttggtaATTGTCTAACTTTTTTAGAAATAACATATTTACTGTCAATTGTtatgaaaaagttttattttcatttataaagGTGGAAAAGTTTTGTTTCTACTCATTTATAAATTAGCATTATTAGGAATTCTTTATCCTCAAAAggaaattttcttctcttttataaAACATAAGAAATTTTTATTCTCCTATCACTTTTCTTACCATGTTAAATTATTCCTTATATTAAAGCCACCTTAATTTAATTAGGTTGGGGACTTTCTTATTTCTGTATAAGGAATTGAATAAATTTTCCTTTCCCTTACTACTCTGAAAATTGAATATTTCCCCCCTGGTTTGAAGACAAAGACATTGTACATGTGCCATCTTCTGTTACAACAGAATAGTCATCGcatttatttaagatttaaatatattttttatatttgcaaaaaaaaaatatttttggttcttataaatatattaaatttcagttttaatctctttaaaatttgtttaggtTTGTgtgcctttattttttttagattagtAGTACTTTTGATCTCTGTCATTGTCATTGATCTGTTAAACAATGATGCTTCACTAAACAATGGGTTGCGAATTCATTTTACATGTTTGTAGTTAATAGGTTATAGGTCTATAATAACAACCGTCACCAAAAGTGTTCACTGTTCACTTTTAAAGTACAACGCACATAAACTAAAACTCTAATTTTGGAGGAACTAAAATcaaaatctataatttatatagattaaaaacatattttcatattttaatcttttatcttatGTATATGCAGAGAAGAATGGTGATATCAGGGTTGGCATCAAGGGTGACACCTCTTCAAGGATCATTGAGCACGTATCAACTGTAAGGACAGACTCATTTTTCTCACCTTCTGTTGAAGCTTGGAATAAATCAGGTGCGTATTAGAGGAAAATTACACAATATTCTAGCCACAGCGAAACACTGATGCTTAGGATCATGATGTTCACAATCACAATAAATAGGAAAGGTGATACTTGTGATTGGTGAAGAAATGTTTTTGTTCTGGAAAACTTTGCTTCGTTCCCCTCATAATATCAAATCTCTATTCCTATTCACTCGTATTCGCTTGCTAAGCTAACATCAtgtgtcatttttatttttctaattggcACATGTTTAAAATACAAAGATTACCAGTCTATCAGGTGAATCGGGTGGACTTTAGCCATTATGTACACCAAAAAAAGTTGAAACGTTGGGAACTAGTATTTTTTCTCCCACtataatttcagtttttaatttcCTGCTAAAAAACAAGCTTgtattcaaagatctttttctcCGTGGTAAATGCTGGCTTGTACTCAATCAGCAACACACCAAAAAACTCTCGAGATTATAGTGACACCTTAAAACCCCAGCGAAAATTTTCACATGAAggtttgtttgattttcttcATTTAGATTGCTTGGGTACAACGGATTTGCAGGGGGGAATGATGCATAGGACAGTTTGAACATTTATGGTTTATATTACTGGTCATCCAATGGGGGTAAGTCAAACCTTTATTGGGTGCCACTGATTTGTTAATTAACCTTCCGAGggtcaaatttattattgtaaGAAAAATGTATGTAATGTAACTGGAGACGTGCAATTTACTCCTCATATTTGAGAATGTTTTGACACTTGACACAGCCTGTGTAAAACAATTACTTTGTATCAAAAATCTTCAGGAAACCTGCATGTGCATGGAGAAGTTTTTGCAAGAAAGAGACAAAAATTACAACAGTGTGTCGCAGATGCCTTATTTACAGACACAGAGAAGCTCTGTTCAAAAGGGTTAGGCACAGTtttgatattaatattaattgtcCTTGCCCTTTATCATGAATGTAATAGGAATTTTTCAGGCACGATATTATTTCCAGGCTCCTCAGTCGGCTGTTCCCTATGGGCACTGAGGCAAATGTATGTTGTTTTAGCCATTTCTCAGGTTATAAAATCTTCCAGTGACTTGCATTCGTTaacaaaagtgattttttatgcCAGAAATATGTGGATACACATCCAGGAAAATTAGGGAATGCTACAAGATATGATTTACCCGATTCTCAAGAGACAGATGATCAATTTAAGGAGCACTATCAGATACCTAAAAGGAAACTTCTTGAACTAGAATCAAGTCCATACTTAAGCAATGATATGCCGTCTCCTATGTTTCTCAGATTAGATGAGAGAATTAATCTGCACTCGGAGTTTCCAACCAATCATTCTCACAATTTTCCACCTCTTTACAGTATAACAGAACCTGAGTGCAAACTAAGTGCAACTCCAAGTTTCAGTGCCACAGCCAAGAGTGGTGTAACTCTTGAATCTCTGTTTAGCAAAGCAGCAAATGCTACCAGATATGGTTTACATGATTCTCAGGAGTTAGATGTTCAATTTGCAGAACACCATCTGATACCTAAGAGGAAACTTCTTGAACATGAATCAAGTTCATCCTTCAGTGATCATTTGTTGTCTCCTGTGTTTCTCCAATCAGTTGAGATAATGAATCCACATGTTGACTTTCCAACTTATCCACTCAAGTTTCAACCTCTGTTCAGTATGACAGAAGCTAAAAGCAATTTCGGTGGAATTCCAAGTTTCATTGACAAGGGTTATGTAACTCGAGAATTTCTGAGTAATAATCAAGAGCATGAAATCCTTGCACTGAATCATTTCAAAGAGCTGGGGAAACTTGAGAGTGAGTCGTTTCCTCTTATGGAGAATTTTTTTGACTATACTACAGATGAGACAAGTTTGCCTATCACTTGTAAGTATACAAAGCCAAATATAGCCCCTGAATTACCAATTTTAGGCTACGGTGAAGAGCAGATACTAAATAATACATTAGATGAATACCACGTTAGTCCTTCATCCTTGCTACTTGACAAGCCACAGGTCTTCAATTCAATATTGGATTCTGGTTTCTTAAGATGTCAAGAATTCAAGTTTGGAAATTATGTCTATGAAGACATGGACACAAATTTTAACCCGACAGCATTGTCCTTGTCACACAATAAACACTACTTAAATGTGTCTGAAAATTACAAGAATGGCATTTCATGTGTGCAAGACAGCGTGTTCCTTTCACCATACCAGCATTGGGTTGGAAGGACAGTTTCCGGTGCCTACCATCATCGTCCTAATCCGGAAACCTGGCTACCATCTTCACCAGATGAATGTCAGAGGTGCTTATCCCTAACTAGTTCCCATTTAAATCACCAAAGTTCAAATTCGAGAACTTTCCAATTACCGCAAAGGGAAAGTATGTCTTCTCTTTTTCATATTAATGATAATTACAAGCCAGAAATGGATGGTGAAAATCACAGTGTAATGCCTTACCATTTTAGGGAAGGCTTGATTGAAATGTATAACTCATCTTTTCTTCATATGTCCATGCAAAGAAACAGTGGATGCCCATTTCCTTTGGATGGCTGCAACTATGTCAACGAACAAGAGAAAACGCAGAAGCTGTTCCTCTAGAGTCTAACAGTCTAAAATGTTTGATCAAACGTAACCCTGCGGATATTTCTGGTTAATTTTGGACTGAGATACAAAAAGACATGTCCATCAACTGTTACCTTTTGGTGGAAATTAATATTGTTACT of the Glycine max cultivar Williams 82 chromosome 13, Glycine_max_v4.0, whole genome shotgun sequence genome contains:
- the LOC102664583 gene encoding uncharacterized protein, encoding MGTEANKYVDTHPGKLGNATRYDLPDSQETDDQFKEHYQIPKRKLLELESSPYLSNDMPSPMFLRLDERINLHSEFPTNHSHNFPPLYSITEPECKLSATPSFSATAKSGVTLESLFSKAANATRYGLHDSQELDVQFAEHHLIPKRKLLEHESSSSFSDHLLSPVFLQSVEIMNPHVDFPTYPLKFQPLFSMTEAKSNFGGIPSFIDKGYVTREFLSNNQEHEILALNHFKELGKLESESFPLMENFFDYTTDETSLPITCKYTKPNIAPELPILGYGEEQILNNTLDEYHVSPSSLLLDKPQVFNSILDSGFLRCQEFKFGNYVYEDMDTNFNPTALSLSHNKHYLNVSENYKNGISCVQDSVFLSPYQHWVGRTVSGAYHHRPNPETWLPSSPDECQRCLSLTSSHLNHQSSNSRTFQLPQRESMSSLFHINDNYKPEMDGENHSVMPYHFREGLIEMYNSSFLHMSMQRNSGCPFPLDGCNYVNEQEKTQKLFL
- the LOC100500098 gene encoding Photosystem I reaction center subunit IV A, chloroplastic-like; protein product: MASAASGFVLSLNVAASTTNSRVVLFNTKNNASRLLVRASDEPAAAAPATATPPAEAEAKPKPPPIGPKRGAKVKILRKESYWYKGTGSVVAVDQDPNTRYPVVVRFNKVNYANVSTNNYALDEIVEVE